From a region of the Deinococcus aquiradiocola genome:
- a CDS encoding AAA family ATPase: MEIDPGKMYTLRELAEEFQVSERTLTRKLETQELRGYKVGAQWRIKGRDWMSFSGVVQGPHVYVVANAKGGAGKSTFTANLAVLRAQEGRRVLLLDLDPQGHLATLLRMPVDPSRTTAQLLDEELRLGRTHPQFQERWRTLWTDLLQPIPHEGADDALGRVFLVPAHNDLQDLERANFHRTKPVEYALKEAIAALSTVNPDIDEIWIDTPPNLGPLTRNALMAGHSLLSPFAKSDLGLDGLERLMSLVEQYLEFNPYLRIAGLAMNFGNPRTIMHGEIRETIRQRPQLAPYLLEAYVSEAERFNQAPRLGLPLVLAEPNSVSANELRAVLAEVMQRAE, from the coding sequence ATGGAGATCGATCCCGGCAAGATGTACACGCTCCGCGAACTGGCCGAGGAGTTTCAGGTCAGTGAACGCACGCTCACCCGGAAGCTCGAGACGCAGGAACTCCGGGGCTACAAGGTGGGCGCTCAGTGGCGCATCAAAGGCCGGGACTGGATGAGCTTCAGCGGGGTGGTGCAGGGGCCGCACGTGTACGTGGTCGCCAACGCCAAAGGCGGTGCCGGAAAGAGTACCTTCACGGCCAACCTCGCCGTTCTGAGGGCGCAGGAGGGCCGCCGGGTGCTCCTGCTGGACCTCGACCCGCAGGGACACCTGGCAACGCTCCTGCGCATGCCTGTGGACCCCAGCCGCACCACTGCACAACTGCTCGACGAGGAACTCCGGCTCGGCCGCACCCACCCGCAGTTCCAGGAACGCTGGCGCACCCTGTGGACCGACCTGCTGCAACCGATCCCCCACGAGGGCGCGGATGACGCGCTCGGACGCGTCTTTCTGGTCCCGGCACACAACGATCTCCAGGACCTGGAGCGAGCCAACTTCCACCGCACCAAGCCGGTGGAATACGCGCTCAAGGAGGCCATCGCCGCGCTGAGTACGGTGAATCCGGACATCGACGAGATCTGGATCGATACCCCGCCGAACCTCGGGCCGCTGACGCGCAATGCCCTGATGGCCGGTCACTCGCTGCTTTCCCCCTTCGCGAAGAGCGACCTCGGTCTCGACGGACTGGAACGGCTGATGTCGCTGGTCGAACAGTACCTGGAATTCAACCCCTACCTGAGGATCGCCGGGCTGGCGATGAACTTCGGAAACCCGAGAACCATCATGCACGGCGAGATTCGCGAGACCATCCGGCAGCGGCCGCAGCTGGCGCCGTACCTGCTGGAGGCGTACGTCAGTGAGGCCGAGCGGTTCAACCAGGCGCCCCGGCTGGGACTGCCGCTGGTGCTGGCAGAGCCGAACAGCGTCAGCGCCAACGAGCTCCGGGCGGTGCTGGCCGAGGTGATGCAGCGTGCCGAGTAA
- a CDS encoding ParB/RepB/Spo0J family partition protein codes for MPSKRQLLAERRSRVGESATPVNVSTGHLTAVERTLVEDGASEDVVAYWIPLDDLEPSPFQYRYTLDEGAVEALAQSIQAQELYQPITVRPTGQPGRYQVVLGHRRMEAFRRLKRTAVPAMIREYDDLQALRAMLDENLRREDVNLFEQTEGVVRLVAVSSGRPGDPVEVTRRLLGEMRTQMKLNGPEDLQEPYLTTSRLIQEVTGMPWLSFYTNRMRVYSLPAALQKAVRAGMPYSLALAVQRLPEDRHTAALAFLGAPAGPWRSRQDLVAWAAEEREPQRGYLDRLQGLGRQLDRRQLTRADQAQVEKLLKRLEGLLQ; via the coding sequence GTGCCGAGTAAACGCCAGCTCCTGGCGGAACGGCGCAGTCGGGTGGGGGAATCCGCCACGCCCGTGAACGTGTCGACCGGCCACCTGACGGCCGTCGAGAGAACACTGGTGGAGGATGGGGCGTCCGAGGACGTGGTGGCGTACTGGATCCCGCTGGACGACCTGGAACCCAGTCCCTTCCAGTACCGCTACACCCTGGATGAGGGCGCTGTGGAGGCCCTGGCCCAGTCGATCCAGGCGCAGGAGCTCTACCAGCCGATCACGGTGCGCCCGACCGGCCAGCCGGGGAGATACCAGGTGGTGCTCGGGCACCGCCGGATGGAGGCGTTCCGGCGGCTGAAGCGCACGGCTGTGCCGGCCATGATCCGCGAGTACGACGACCTTCAGGCGCTCCGGGCGATGCTGGACGAGAACCTCCGCCGGGAGGACGTCAACCTGTTCGAACAGACTGAAGGTGTGGTCCGGCTGGTGGCCGTCAGCAGTGGCCGCCCTGGAGACCCGGTCGAAGTGACCCGCCGCCTGCTGGGGGAGATGCGCACCCAGATGAAGCTGAACGGGCCGGAGGACCTGCAGGAACCGTACCTCACGACCAGTCGCCTGATCCAGGAGGTGACCGGCATGCCATGGCTGTCCTTCTACACCAACAGGATGCGGGTCTACAGCCTTCCTGCAGCACTCCAGAAGGCGGTCCGGGCGGGCATGCCCTACTCGCTCGCCCTGGCTGTCCAACGTCTCCCTGAAGACCGTCACACTGCTGCCCTGGCTTTCCTGGGTGCGCCAGCCGGCCCGTGGCGTTCGAGACAGGACCTCGTGGCCTGGGCCGCGGAGGAACGTGAACCCCAGAGAGGCTACCTGGACCGGCTCCAGGGGCTGGGACGACAGTTGGACCGGCGTCAGCTGACACGCGCCGACCAGGCTCAGGTCGAGAAGCTTCTGAAACGGCTTGAAGGCCTGTTGCAGTGA
- the cmr6 gene encoding type III-B CRISPR module RAMP protein Cmr6, producing the protein MTQTLRDPLRSVRPEDVTHLGLALARYLPAADPAQKNAAKDALVTALVNRFGNTRADHPAGYQASHARWQRAATASGRHVQVLTVTTRGRTVVGLGTGSPLENSLSTHHTYGVPVLPGSALKGLTATFAARHYEGWDRARPDGPFRRVFGWTEEAGLVTFQDALPVPGKWHLHREVMTVHHQAYYGGSDVPPADWDEPVPVPFLSVSGTFTVILSAPPDDEGRDALRAVTELLTRALAEEGLGAKTSSGFGRFEVQSPTTPSDTGSPAPAAPQVTATLPSWLSVVLAPNARWTLQDLRNRQSRIWQAASRLATEAEQGILAPAQARQAAQGILQKFLPLQNIEPKEFRKLPWHATLQALAET; encoded by the coding sequence ATGACCCAGACGCTGCGCGACCCGCTCCGCTCGGTCCGGCCGGAAGACGTCACGCACCTGGGGCTCGCCCTGGCGCGCTACCTCCCGGCCGCCGACCCGGCACAGAAGAACGCGGCCAAGGACGCCCTGGTCACGGCCCTGGTGAACCGCTTCGGGAACACGCGCGCCGACCATCCGGCCGGGTACCAGGCGAGCCACGCCCGCTGGCAGCGGGCCGCCACCGCCAGCGGACGGCACGTGCAGGTCCTGACCGTCACCACCCGCGGCCGCACCGTGGTGGGACTCGGCACCGGCAGCCCCCTCGAGAACAGCCTCTCGACGCACCACACCTACGGCGTGCCGGTCCTGCCCGGCAGCGCCCTGAAAGGCCTCACGGCGACGTTCGCGGCCCGGCACTACGAGGGCTGGGACCGCGCCCGCCCGGACGGCCCGTTCCGGCGCGTGTTCGGCTGGACCGAGGAAGCGGGCCTCGTCACGTTTCAGGACGCGCTCCCGGTGCCCGGGAAGTGGCACCTGCACCGCGAGGTCATGACAGTCCACCATCAGGCGTACTACGGCGGCAGCGACGTCCCCCCCGCCGACTGGGACGAGCCGGTCCCGGTCCCGTTCCTGAGCGTCAGCGGCACCTTCACGGTCATCCTCAGCGCACCACCGGACGACGAGGGCCGCGACGCGCTCAGGGCCGTGACGGAACTCCTCACGCGGGCCCTCGCCGAGGAAGGGCTCGGCGCCAAGACGAGCAGCGGCTTCGGCCGGTTCGAGGTGCAGTCGCCCACGACCCCGAGCGACACCGGCAGCCCGGCCCCCGCCGCCCCGCAGGTCACCGCGACCCTGCCCTCCTGGCTGAGCGTCGTGCTCGCCCCGAACGCCCGCTGGACCCTGCAGGACCTCCGGAACCGGCAGAGCCGGATCTGGCAGGCCGCCAGCCGACTCGCGACCGAAGCCGAACAGGGCATCCTCGCGCCCGCGCAGGCACGGCAGGCCGCACAGGGCATCCTGCAGAAGTTCCTCCCGCTGCAGAACATCGAGCCGAAGGAGTTCAGGAAACTCCCCTGGCACGCCACGCTCCAGGCACTCGCCGAGACGTGA
- the cmr5 gene encoding type III-B CRISPR module-associated protein Cmr5, whose amino-acid sequence MNRDQQRAQSAYRQVSALPNDKHKKYGVLALNLPFLIRSSGLAQALAFTDQKARAYDVPLLDHLAATVGEATGRPSLRREQLLAESRTDSDPASYLMLTREALLAATWFKRLASSILKVEPGEEVEG is encoded by the coding sequence GTGAACCGCGACCAGCAGCGCGCCCAGAGCGCGTACCGGCAGGTGAGCGCCCTCCCGAACGACAAGCACAAGAAGTACGGTGTGCTCGCCCTGAACCTGCCGTTCCTGATCCGCTCCTCCGGACTGGCGCAGGCCCTCGCGTTCACGGACCAGAAGGCCAGGGCGTACGACGTGCCGCTGCTCGACCACCTCGCCGCGACGGTCGGCGAGGCCACCGGTCGCCCGTCCCTGCGGCGCGAGCAGCTGCTGGCGGAATCCCGGACCGACAGCGACCCCGCCAGCTACCTGATGCTGACCCGTGAGGCCCTGCTCGCCGCGACGTGGTTCAAGCGCCTCGCGTCCAGCATCCTGAAGGTCGAACCGGGCGAAGAGGTGGAGGGATGA
- the cmr4 gene encoding type III-B CRISPR module RAMP protein Cmr4, which produces MTILPPTAPLTRLYTLHALTPLHAGTGQGVGDIDLPVTRERATGLPFVPGSSVRGVLRDALGGREDQAAVFGPDPRHASEFAGALSVTDARLLLFPVRSVAGTWAWATSPALLARLRRDAAVSGTAPLPAVPTVTSGQALLTGDSVLKLPKTAAVLLDDWQLTAADDVRAADAWAAALGTLLGDEDAATSLRQRLCVLDDTQLSLAAELATEVNARIRLNEQTKTVDRGALWYEESLPAETVLFGLMRAETSRDGRALPPAEVLGRIGTHRYAQFGGKAGTGRGLCSLRLDLDGAR; this is translated from the coding sequence ATGACCATCCTTCCCCCGACCGCGCCGCTCACCCGCCTCTACACCCTCCACGCCCTGACGCCGCTGCATGCCGGGACCGGGCAGGGCGTGGGAGACATCGACCTGCCGGTCACGCGGGAACGGGCGACCGGCCTGCCGTTCGTGCCGGGCAGCAGCGTCCGTGGGGTGTTGCGGGACGCGCTCGGCGGCCGCGAGGACCAGGCGGCCGTCTTCGGGCCCGACCCCAGACACGCGAGTGAGTTCGCGGGCGCCCTGAGCGTCACCGACGCGCGCCTCCTGCTGTTCCCGGTCCGGTCCGTGGCCGGCACGTGGGCGTGGGCCACCAGCCCCGCGCTGCTCGCCCGGCTGCGGCGCGACGCTGCGGTGAGCGGCACGGCCCCGCTCCCGGCCGTCCCGACGGTCACGTCCGGGCAGGCGCTGCTGACGGGCGACAGCGTCCTGAAGCTCCCGAAGACGGCCGCGGTGCTGCTCGACGACTGGCAGCTGACGGCCGCGGACGACGTCAGGGCCGCCGACGCCTGGGCAGCCGCGCTCGGCACGCTGCTGGGGGACGAGGACGCGGCCACCTCGCTGCGCCAGCGGCTGTGCGTGCTGGACGACACCCAGCTGTCCCTCGCGGCGGAACTGGCCACCGAGGTGAACGCCCGGATCCGGCTGAACGAGCAGACCAAGACGGTCGACCGGGGCGCCCTGTGGTACGAGGAGTCCCTCCCGGCCGAGACGGTCCTGTTCGGCCTGATGCGCGCCGAGACGAGCCGGGACGGCCGCGCCCTCCCGCCCGCCGAGGTGCTCGGCCGGATCGGCACGCACCGCTACGCGCAGTTCGGCGGGAAGGCCGGCACGGGACGCGGCCTGTGCAGCCTGCGCCTGGACCTGGACGGTGCACGGTGA
- the cmr1 gene encoding type III-B CRISPR module RAMP protein Cmr1 produces MTRFELNRKTDSGLHLTRDLEIITPMVGGGAVARHLDEQQPVSAKSVRGHLRFWWRATRAGRYGKDGLAKMRRDEAWLFGTAATFDKGSADVGPSRVQVTVTTLNTGVTPGRPVRPPAYAAFPFAENRRQGIDAAPMRSGVRFQVTLTVSDDRLGSAPHQDAEGVRADLEAALWAWVSFGGVGARTRRGFGALAVTGQTESPADLRRSLARHVLAGTAPAGVSQLDLRRERTVIVDGYPDAVSAWNEALDRYQEFRQFRRPGTSHAGRSYWPEPDEIRRLTGNAAPAHAQPVTQARKFPRAALGLPIIFQFKGDRNDHSRQGDPGDTTLRGQNTDRLASPVLLRPAAGGLLLATVLQRAAHRNDPLSNLILKKFRGTDAVQHLLTKEEAEALKVPAPKDDPARFDPDIPAAFLKFLEETTK; encoded by the coding sequence ATGACACGCTTCGAACTGAACCGGAAGACCGACTCCGGGCTGCACCTGACGCGGGACCTGGAGATCATCACCCCCATGGTGGGCGGCGGCGCCGTCGCGCGGCACCTCGACGAGCAGCAGCCGGTCAGTGCCAAGAGCGTCCGCGGTCACCTGCGCTTCTGGTGGCGCGCCACCCGTGCGGGCCGCTACGGCAAGGACGGCCTCGCGAAGATGCGGCGCGACGAGGCGTGGCTGTTCGGGACGGCCGCCACCTTCGACAAGGGCAGCGCGGACGTCGGCCCGTCGCGCGTGCAGGTCACGGTGACGACCCTGAACACCGGAGTCACACCGGGACGCCCTGTCCGGCCGCCCGCGTACGCCGCCTTTCCCTTCGCCGAGAACCGCCGGCAGGGAATCGACGCGGCCCCCATGCGCAGCGGCGTCCGGTTCCAGGTGACCCTCACGGTGAGCGACGACCGCCTGGGAAGCGCCCCCCACCAGGACGCCGAGGGCGTGCGGGCCGACCTGGAGGCGGCCCTGTGGGCGTGGGTGAGTTTCGGAGGGGTGGGCGCGAGGACGCGGCGCGGGTTCGGAGCGCTGGCCGTCACCGGGCAGACGGAATCGCCCGCCGACCTGCGCCGGTCACTGGCCCGGCACGTCCTGGCGGGAACCGCACCGGCCGGCGTGTCGCAGCTCGACCTCCGGCGTGAACGCACTGTCATCGTCGACGGGTACCCGGACGCGGTGTCCGCCTGGAACGAGGCGCTGGACCGCTACCAGGAATTCCGGCAGTTCCGCAGGCCCGGCACGTCGCACGCGGGACGCAGTTACTGGCCGGAACCGGACGAGATCCGGCGACTGACGGGCAACGCCGCACCGGCGCACGCGCAGCCCGTCACCCAGGCACGCAAGTTCCCCCGCGCGGCCCTCGGCCTGCCGATCATCTTCCAGTTCAAGGGCGACCGGAACGACCACAGCAGGCAGGGCGACCCGGGCGACACGACGCTGCGCGGCCAGAACACCGACCGCCTCGCCAGCCCGGTCCTGCTGCGACCCGCCGCGGGCGGCCTGCTGCTCGCCACCGTCCTGCAGCGCGCCGCGCACAGGAACGACCCGCTCTCGAACCTGATCCTCAAAAAATTCCGCGGGACCGACGCCGTGCAGCACCTGCTGACGAAGGAGGAAGCGGAGGCCCTCAAGGTCCCCGCTCCGAAGGACGACCCGGCCCGGTTCGACCCTGACATCCCCGCCGCCTTTCTGAAGTTCCTCGAGGAGACGACCAAATGA
- a CDS encoding type III-B CRISPR module-associated Cmr3 family protein — translation MPDPIHPRTTLLEPHDPLLIRDGRAFGPGDSARSLPFVPPTTLIGLIRTLHGSRNGSFDPRSIPELMTLTLQGPLLTELGDDDGVPRLYAPAPRDAVLLGDRSSSRLHRLKPAAPEPGVLLDNDAEDLLPLVLSGEPKGKPGVLPQFWPWPAFEAWLLERKEVRLGDGVRLDQDERTHVSLDPATGTASEGLLFGTSGLEFTGRAGQRFGLSFRTNAELPTGAVPFGGERRLSVLRPGQGPTWPACPDGVLDAVARTGRARVLLLTPAAFRDGWKPARPVHDQDFTLLHDPVVQPVLRAAAVGRPLTLSGWDLKERAPKPTRRLAPEGSVYHLSLGGTPEERRAWVQRTWWSAVSDNEQDRLDGLGLAVVGAWGDE, via the coding sequence ATGCCGGACCCCATCCATCCACGGACCACCCTGCTGGAACCGCACGACCCGCTGCTGATCCGCGACGGCCGCGCCTTCGGTCCGGGCGACAGCGCCCGCAGCCTGCCGTTCGTGCCGCCCACCACGCTGATCGGCCTGATCCGTACCCTGCACGGCAGCCGGAACGGCAGCTTCGACCCCCGGAGCATTCCCGAACTGATGACGCTCACCCTGCAGGGCCCCCTGCTCACCGAACTCGGTGACGACGACGGCGTCCCCCGCCTGTACGCTCCGGCCCCACGGGACGCCGTCCTGCTCGGTGACCGGTCCTCGTCCCGGCTGCACCGCCTGAAGCCGGCCGCGCCGGAACCGGGCGTGCTGCTCGACAATGACGCCGAGGACCTCCTGCCGCTCGTGCTGTCCGGTGAACCGAAAGGGAAACCCGGTGTCCTCCCGCAGTTCTGGCCGTGGCCGGCCTTCGAGGCGTGGCTGCTGGAACGCAAGGAGGTCCGGCTGGGTGACGGCGTCCGGCTGGACCAGGACGAGCGGACGCACGTCAGCCTGGACCCCGCGACCGGCACGGCGTCCGAGGGCCTGCTCTTCGGCACGAGCGGCCTGGAGTTCACGGGCCGTGCCGGGCAGCGTTTCGGGCTGAGTTTCCGCACGAACGCGGAACTGCCGACCGGCGCCGTCCCGTTCGGCGGGGAGCGGCGCCTCAGCGTGCTGCGTCCCGGACAGGGCCCGACCTGGCCCGCCTGCCCGGACGGGGTGCTGGACGCCGTGGCACGCACCGGCCGGGCACGGGTGCTGCTGCTCACCCCGGCCGCGTTCCGGGACGGCTGGAAACCCGCCCGGCCGGTCCATGACCAGGACTTCACGCTCCTCCACGACCCGGTCGTCCAGCCGGTGCTGCGGGCGGCTGCCGTCGGCCGCCCGCTCACGCTCAGCGGCTGGGACCTGAAGGAACGCGCACCGAAACCCACCCGGCGCCTCGCTCCGGAAGGCAGCGTGTACCACCTGAGCCTCGGCGGCACGCCGGAGGAGCGCCGCGCGTGGGTGCAGCGCACCTGGTGGAGTGCCGTCAGCGACAACGAGCAGGACCGCCTCGACGGCCTGGGTCTGGCCGTGGTGGGCGCGTGGGGAGACGAATGA